GTGAAACCCCGCTGAGGGGCCGCCACCACCTTCGCGACGGCGAGCGGACTGGAGATCGCCCAGTTCTTCGGTACGAGCTCGCCGATCACCATGAGCACCACGGTGGACACCGCGACGCCGAGCAGGGTGGCGGTGGTCGAAACCCCGCCCGACGGCAGGCCGGTGGCCTCCAGCGGGCCGCGCAGCAGCACGGACAGGGACGGCTCCGACAGCATGCCGATGACCAACGAGGTGACGGTGATGCCCAGTTGGGCGCCGGACAGCTGGAAGGTCAGCCGCTTCGCGGCCTTCAGGGCGCTGCCGGCACCGTGCTCCCCGGCCTCGGCGGCACGCTCCAACTCGCCGCGTTCGACGGTCGTCAGGGCGAATTCGGCTGCCACGAAAACGGCGCACGCGAGGGTCAGTGCCAGGGCGAGCAGCAGCAGGAGTACGGCGCTCATCGCGGCACCTCCGTCCCGTGGCTCGGCGGGGCCGGGGCGGGGGCGCCTGCGCCGGGAGGTTCATCCATGGCGGACCACAGCTCTCTGTCGGGTCGGTCGGCCGACCTGGGGACGGGCGGAGTCGGACGTAATCGGATGGAGTCGAGCTGAATCGGATGGAGTTGAGCGCAATCGGACGGAGTCGGATCGGGCACGGTCGTGATCAAACGGGTGCGGTCGTGTTCAGCGGACACCGTCGAAGTCGCCGCCGACGGTCAGGGTCACTTCACCGGGGGTGGCGTCCGCGTCCCCGGCGGCCTTCGTACCGGGCAGCCGGGAGGCGAGCGCCCGTGCCTGCCGCTCCAGCCCGCCGGGAAACCTGACGGACGTGTCGTCGGTGTCCTCGGGCGCGTTGCCGGTCCCCACGACGGTGAAGCCGGCCGCGCCCAGAAGCTCCGCGGTCTTCGCCGCCTCGCCCGCCCTGCCCGTTCCGTTGAGTACGCGGACCCGGACCGCCGCCGCGTAGAGCGGGTTCTCGCTCGCCGCCTCGACCGACTTCTTGTCGACTTCCCGGTCCTCGGCCAGGGCGGCGAACAGGTCGGCGGCCTGCGGGTACTGCCAGACGACGTTCGCCTTGTCGGTGGGCACGTCGGCCTCGCGCGGGTAGTTGGGTACGGTCAGAAAGGTCAGCCGGTCGCCCGGGATCCCTCGGAGTTCGGAGGCGAGCGCCGTGAGTGGCTTGATGCCGGCCAGTGCCTTGTCCGTGGTGAGCGACTCGGTCGCCGAGTCGAGGAAGCCGTACAGGGCCGTCGGACTGGTCAGCTTCGTCTGCGCCTTGGCCGCCAGGGCCTCCATGAACTCCTGCTGACGGCCTATGCGGCCGATGTCGGATCCGTCTCCCACGCTGTAGCGGGTTCTGACGTAGCCGAGCGCCTTCTCGCCCTTGACCGTCTGGCACCCCGCGGCCAGGTCGAGATGTGCCTTCGTGTCATGGATCGCCGTCTCGGGACAGACCTCTATGCCGCCCAGGGCGTTCACCATGCCCTTGAACCCCTGGAAGTCGACCGACATGAAGTGGTCGATGCGCAGGCCGGTGTTCTCCTCGACGGTCTTGATGGTGCAGGCCGCGGCGCCGGCCACCTCGCCGCCGGTGCCGCCGACCGCGAACGCCTCGTTGATCTTGAATCGGTGTGCCTCGGACATGGTGCCGTCGCCACGGTCGCAGGCGGGTATCCGGACCCAGGAATCGCGGGGCAGGGAAACCACGGTGGCCCACTCCCGGTCGGCCGACACGTGCATGACCATCAGGGTGTCCGACTGCATGGTGGTCAGGCCCTTGCCGTACTTCCCGTTGTCGCCGTCGCGTGAGTCCGAGCCGACCACGAGGATGTTCTTCGAACCCGGGCTGGTGTT
The nucleotide sequence above comes from Streptomyces sp. NBC_01716. Encoded proteins:
- a CDS encoding LCP family protein; amino-acid sequence: MGGERRKPRARAAREAGGEQDARLTRRGRLLVRGGAVLAVLLVAAGGAGLWAYRSLDGNIHSADIDGKLGGDRPANTSPGSKNILVVGSDSRDGDNGKYGKGLTTMQSDTLMVMHVSADREWATVVSLPRDSWVRIPACDRGDGTMSEAHRFKINEAFAVGGTGGEVAGAAACTIKTVEENTGLRIDHFMSVDFQGFKGMVNALGGIEVCPETAIHDTKAHLDLAAGCQTVKGEKALGYVRTRYSVGDGSDIGRIGRQQEFMEALAAKAQTKLTSPTALYGFLDSATESLTTDKALAGIKPLTALASELRGIPGDRLTFLTVPNYPREADVPTDKANVVWQYPQAADLFAALAEDREVDKKSVEAASENPLYAAAVRVRVLNGTGRAGEAAKTAELLGAAGFTVVGTGNAPEDTDDTSVRFPGGLERQARALASRLPGTKAAGDADATPGEVTLTVGGDFDGVR